A stretch of DNA from Cryptomeria japonica chromosome 4, Sugi_1.0, whole genome shotgun sequence:
ATTGGGTGATTAGTGAAATCGTCTTCATAAAACAGGGaataaatgatattattaataCCTTCACTAAGTCCCCAATGCCTAATTAAATTGATAATCTCTTTAAATTGACCCAAAAATTGACTAAAGATGTTAAAGTCATGAAAATAAAGCACGAATCCAGAATTGCCAGTTTGGAGAAAGAATTGAAAGACCTTAAGTGAAGTCTCAAGAATTTGGTTGAGATCAGTAAAAAAGCTATGAATAATAGTCTTGAAGGCCTTAAAAAGTTGAATGAGAAAATGAAAATCCATAAATCTCAACCGATTAAGAGGATTCTGACATCTGCTACTACATCTAAAAGGAAAAACCTGGTTACTTATCCACAGGGATCAGAGGTGCAAGTTTCTATAGGCCCATCTACTAGGACTAGGAGTGGGAATCAAGAGAAAATTAACATGAGGAGCATCATGGAAGAGCTCGAagacatcaataacaactttattGAGGAAATTTTTGAGCTATTAGGAGCTCTTGTTTAGCTTTGTGTTGGATTGCCTAAGGTTTTAGTGTAGTTTTTTAGTTGGGCTCTGTGGggttttacctctgtttctgttaCTATTTGGCTATTGGTTCTGGACTTTCTGGttgctatttttctttttttttgtatttggatGGTCCTTGTGAAACTGGTTTTATCTTAATGAGAAACTATAtgagctaattaattaattaataattaattaaccaaTAATCTCAATTCATCAAGACAACCTGACATAAGGTAACACAAAATACCACATGACTCTATATGATGACTCAACTCAAGATACTAGACTAACAAGGATATCAACTTAAACCTAAAGTGTAGGATGAGATTTCATGTCACCTTtgaacaacttgccattgggatgaagacacacttagacctgtgaagctaggtggagttgatgtctagtacctacaaacctgtCACCGCCAGTACATGTATGAAATCATATACAATAACATTTATCATATATGATCAGGCAAATGAGGAGAATCCCAACATCATATCATgttcacaatgagtgatatgatatCGTCTCTATCATGAATATACTAGTGAGACAATcatgacaatcatagcatcaacTCATCCAATGTAATGATAAAGTAGAGTAATCTCATAGTAACATACCATCAAATCACCACAAGAAAAAATGGGCCACACATATAAAATGAGTACATATACATCATCAGATAAGATTCTATGAATACCATCATCTACATGAAACCATAATGTTAAGTGCAAATATGATATGCCCATCATCAGCTATGAAGCATCCCAATTATATGTAGATCCATAAACATCTATCAAAAGCATCACAAAGAAGTCTAAGCTATAACCATACATGGTCTATCGATGCATAATAAAAAAagtgaatcagggaggggcactacatagggtgtgatgttgtgattcttttttcACCTATGTGTTTACTCTGTGACTATATATATATGTTGTGCATAGACATTTAGTGTTATGTAGGGATGCAGGTAATAGACATTGAGTCCatctggcttcataggtctaagcatgtctCTAATTGTAATGGCAAGTTGGTCGGAGAATGATATGATATCCTATCACATTCTAGGCCTAGTCGATACCTTGTAAGTTCTAGTATTCTAGTTGTGTTGTTTTATAGGAGTTATgcgatattttatttattaattatgctAGATTAATATTAttgttgtaattaattaattaataaataatattagtaATTAATAGATGATATTTATTGCGAGTTTAAAAGGAATATTTTCTGGGAAATATATTATTGAAGCTTTTATATATTTAATTGGAActttaattgttaattatttattattttattttattgacttATTGCGAGTTTTATTtagtatttattatttttaattatttttcttgtgtttttgaagGTGGAAGTGGAGTGAGTTTTATACTTTGCATTGAAATTGTTAATTATGTTTTATGTATGAAggattatttttaggattttttctttaTGATTTATTTAGGGCTAAATTTGAAGTGTTTTTAGAGGAGTTTTGCATTATTATCCCATTGGCTGAAATTTGGAGGAAGCTGTGATATTGTTCTCGAGAATTTTTTGTGATTTTGGTTTTCAGAAGAagaattattttttagattttaaagAAGGTTTTTGTGGAATTTGTTCATTATGGATTGCGTATTTGGGAATTTTCATTGTTGCTATGGATTGCGTTGGCATTTCCTGGATTGTGTTTGCGCTTCAACTTGCTTTCAGATTTGACCATTCTTCTTATTCTAGGTTGGAGATTCTCTTAACTTTGTATTTAATTTTACATCTGTGATTTTCAAAAAGGAAATATCGTAtactttgtgtttgaaatttgtcttctagggttatTGGGGAGGAATTTGTATATTAtcgttattaatattattaaaaaccAGAATTCTAATTAATGTATATACGAGTGTTTTTGGGCTCTTGTTGTGATTTATTTCTTGGTGTAAATCTCCCATGCCTGTGTAAGGAATTTTTATTGTGTTTCCATTGTTTGTATTTCATATGTGAGAGTTTCCGTTCTAAGTCTTGCCGTGAAGATTTTGTCAATGGAAATATTTCCTCTGTTTGATGTCTATTATtcttgattttgagttaaaaaagtttctcttcaaattaatttttaaatgtaaTCGAATTTTATTTAGTTTTACAAAATCATTTTAtaagttttattttgtttttgtgtcGTATTTCATCTATGGGCCATTTGCGCCAAACCGGATGGTATATGCACTATTTTATTTTATGCATGCACCAACCTATGCAATGAATGTGCTAGACTCGGTTGAAAATGTGCTAATTCATGTCAAGAAAGCACTAATCTGTGTTATGAAAGCACTACTCTGTGTGACAAAAGTACTAGAGGAATTAATGATTGCGCTAAAAGATTTTGAGAAAGTCCTAAAATGATTGTCAAATGTACTAAACTagttattttggttttttttaaattattttcaagaATTTTGTGATTTTTGCCAATCCGAGTAAGACCAAAGACTTGTTTGGAAATTTGTGTTTCCCTGTGATGGATTTCCAAAGATTGTTTAATtgaatttttgaaggatttttgtGATATTCTTGATATTGCATATGTTGTATTGGTTTGGAATTATGTTGGGGAAAAGATTTTCTATGATGGTTCAGATTATTTTATgggaacatttgattatgcacATCATGCCATTTATGAGGTATATTTATGATTAACATTTTATCCCTCGACCTTAGGAACATATTAGAGGAAGTGGTTTCCAAGTGAGTGTCGAGGCCGCAAGTGGCTGCCAAGACATCTCGTTGGAAGTTTGtggttaaataagtgataactttaattaattttttagggtttgggtAGCtttcacattaacaagataattacggtgccccactcatggcctagagtgctagtatagcttcaagatgagattgggaaggccctGGTTGCATGACTCTactcccttgtcttcatgagaggttgaGTTGGTTCCACATGGGTGTCACTTGGTGCCGAGGTCCAGAGAGACTGCTAGGATAATATTGatgacaacatgtgatgacactttccccTTTGTGTGTCCTCGGTCTAAGCCTTGTTTTATGGAGGTGTCTAATAAGTCTACTTTATGTTTGAGCCTATGTCTTGTGTTGATAGttttgtttatgttattttgttGTGCTATTGGGAGATATGTGTTAgtctaagcttagtgtgtgtggggccttatatCATTCTCAAGAgtatagggggtggttccttttggtttcacatggtcgagtggttgatgtcttcttccattgggatattttcTCTTTGTTGGATGTCCGTGACCATGATGGATATTTCTACTTTTCTATAGTTCTTGTACTATGGAGCAATTCTATGTCATGATTTCCTATTTGGAGAAAATGATGTATTTTTATAATAGGATACTTGTACATGATGTAATGTGTAACTTAGTGATGACTTATGTAATGATGAGAGACATTCATATTAGTATTCTTAGTTTAGGATCATTTGATGAGCTGGTATTAAATGGGTATATTGTAAGATAGTCATTGATCATTGATGGATGTTATATACTATCTTATTTGATATTGTGGTTATGTAATGACGAAGTTATGATACCCTAGGGAAGAATTTTAGAATGTTTATCTGTTTATATGATTATTTCGCTAGTGTACCTTAGTTTCATTTATGTTCATGTTTAATTTGTGTATGTAACTCATATTGAGTAATGTATTAATTATAGTATTATGTGTTGTAGTaatcttttaaaaataattatctCTACTTTTCTAGATTATGTGTTAGTTTCTTTAGGGTTTTCATGGCAGGAATTATACCTTTGCCCAAGGGCTTTGACAAGAAGAATGAAGAAGTTCCAAAAGTACCTATAATTCTATTGGATGATGACGATGAGTATCAGGACAGTAAAGAGGCAACAATTAATATtctaaatttcctatagaattggaCAAACATAGTGGAGAATGCAGCTTCAGATTGGATTTCAACTTACATACACTAGGAAGGTTTGGAGTAGTAGATTCAAGTAGCCAACGTGGAGAGAGAGACCAATGGATGAGGACAAGATGGATATCGAAGAAGAAGGTTAGAAGGAGTTGGAGGCTTTTTGGGTTTATATTTTGATAGTAGATTATTAGTATATATGATCTGGTCTGTTAGAACAAAGTATTAGTTAGAATAGTGCAAAGAATTCTAAAGGCAAAGAAAGGCCATTTTATTTATAAATGTATGTCTCTACTACTAGAAATTATTAGAATCTTTGTATTAGGTTATAGAAGATTTCAATTCTATGACATGATCTAGTCAACTATGTTATTTAGCCTCGGAAAGATACTCTGTTTCCCTTTCAATTTATATACTCTTGTTGTAATTTGAATATTTACTGTAATGAATAGGAACTTGCCCTTAcagtattttatttataaaaaaaaactattCTATACAAATAATAAACTATTAAATTTATATAAGATAAAGTAATTCTTTGATCATTAGATAAGAAGACGTTCTATAATGGTAGAAAGGTAACAATATATTTATCAAAAAAATCTATTCAATACAATTAATAAACTATTAAATTTATATAAGATAAAGTAATTCTTTGATCATTAGATGAGAAGATGTTCTATAATGGTAGCAAGGTAGCAATATGGTCATGTACGTAAAAACTAAATCACATTCATAATGTATTTTTAAGAAAATTAAATCTATAAAATcactcttaaataaataaaataaattattcttaagttagtaaaataaaataaaaattgaattaaaaatacaaagatatatattttgaaaaaataagtaaataaaataacttttagatATATAAAATGATCCTTTAAGTAAATGAATCAACTCTTTAGTGAGTAAAATAATATTATGtcaataaaaataattttcacatagaaataaaataattttaaaataaaaagaatgaTTCCGAAGCAAATAAAGTAACATGatgataatattaatattttatattaaacaTATAAATTATAATCTAAAgtattttaattcattttttaaaatataagtgaTCAATAAGTACATATATTTTTCCATAATCTCTTTGTatacatttattttcatttttgaaattttataaaTATTCTATAAACATATTATATGATTAACTTTTTTTTAGTATAAATCATacatattataattaatttaaaataaattatatcaatatttttaaaacattaaataaCTCCAATTAAAGAAGCCACATATCCAATTTGGCACTGCAAACCTTGTTAGGGAAAGGAATTCAAGATCCTTCATAGCTAGCATTTTCTCTGATAGAATACCATTGTCCAACGTAGAAAAGTTGAACATTGTTAGATTACGCATCTTCACCAACGTGGCAAGGATCCCATCTTTTATGCTTTCCAATTCAATTTCGTGACGAACAGTTATGCTCACCTCACGGAGGTTGACCAAACTGGCAAAATGCTCCAACCTGAAGAATTCATTCTCGTCAACAGATAGTTTGTTGCTAGTGCCTATTTTGAATGCCTGTAAAGACACAAGCTTTGACATTCCCCTCGGCATTTGTCCATCAAATTTTGCATCCATTATTACAGCCATATTCAAATGCTTCAGGCAATTGAGCTCACCAATCCACACAGGAAACCCTTTTAGATTCGAACAATAAGAAATGTCAAGAAAGATATGACTCTTAATGTTTTTCACACATTCTGGTACCTCGACAATTTTTGTACTGCTTAAATTCAAAACTGTGAGCAGCTTCAAATTTCCAACACAATCTGGCAATGTCGAGATGTCAGTGCAACTCAAGTCAAGAACACGCAATACTCTGGAACCACTAAGCAAGAGTGCTGGAATATTTTGAATTCCTCTATTTTGTGTGAGAGAGAGTGTGCGAATACGTGATGCAGAATATGCCTGGCTGCTTGCCATTACATCTACATCACCATCAGCTATGCTTTTCTTGCCCATTAAAATCCTCCGGCACCTACTGCTTGCTTGCACAGTTGGACATATTTTGAAGGATTCCTCAACACTAAATGCACATTGACTTTCTTTCGCTATACTGATGACCAAATCCAGCAATAAATCATGCAATTTGAATCTTTTCCCTACCTGATCATAAATGTCGCCAACTCTGTCGATCAAACATAGACTATGAAGTTGACATAAATAACTCCATCCAATATCTAGCTTGTCCTGATACTCTTCTTGAGCAACATATCCTTCTCCTACCCACAGGTTTATGAGATATTGGGAGTCTATTTCCTCATCTTCGGGAAAGAAAGAAAGATACACAAAACAAGGTTTAAGATGAGGAGGGAGAGAATCATAACTCAACTTGAGAATAGGCATAATTGGATCGTCGGTACGAGATGCCTCGTTCAGGTGCCTCAATTTGGATTCCCACTCCCTTGACGATCTCTACTCCGCCAGAGACGCTGCAACGGTTCTAACAGCCAAGGGCAATTTCGCACATTTTCCTTCGATTTCACGGGCAATATCTTTAAGATAACCTGGCGGTTGACTTCCCTGGAAGGCAAAAGCACAAAACAAGCTCCAGCTCTCTTCTTCTGACAAAGGTTGCAGCTCATAAACATGAGCATTCATGCTTTTGCACACATCTCTGCTTCGGGTAGTGACTACAATTTTGCATTGGCTGTTATGCTCAGTTGGAAGGCCAAGTGCAGAAAACAACTTGTACTCCCCAGTTGCTCTCCACACATCACCCAACACAATGAGGAACCTTGTGCTTTCTAAACGGTCATGAATCAACTCTGCAGCCTTCACTTCATCTACACTATCAATAACGTCCACGTCCAACCCTATTTCAAATGCTAAAGCAGCTTGCAACTTTTTAAGTAAGTAAGTCTGAGAGATAGAGAGCCAGATTGATTTCCCAAACTTATTCTTCTTATCCTTTACACTGTTGAAGACATTTTGCAGTAAAAATGTCTTCCCAACGCCGCCCATACCAACGACGGCAATGACAGGAGCAGCAGGGTCATCGAGTAAGCGGAGGACATCTTCAACCTTGGACTCAATAGCCACTGGTCGTGAACCGCTCTCTATTATATTTAAACCCCTCCACTTTACATTCTGAGATGTACTTCTGGAAGCTTGGCCTGGATGAGTCAGATCCCCAACAAGCTTGAGCTCTGCTGCATTTTCCATAATGGACCTCATTCTATCTTTCACGTCCTTAATCCGATGTGCCATTTTAAAGCGAAAGACTAATTGACAAGAAATGGAATGACAGACACAAGAGAATTGATCAACATTCTCTGCATCCCAAGTAGCATATTCA
This window harbors:
- the LOC131032043 gene encoding putative disease resistance protein RGA3, which translates into the protein MASALVDVVVEKIAQLVTEEASLFLNFNKDFEWLSDKLNDLKGYLSFTDAHSARNDAVKRWMLKFENIAWDVEDILDEYATWDAENVDQFSCVCHSISCQLVFRFKMAHRIKDVKDRMRSIMENAAELKLVGDLTHPGQASRSTSQNVKWRGLNIIESGSRPVAIESKVEDVLRLLDDPAAPVIAVVGMGGVGKTFLLQNVFNSVKDKKNKFGKSIWLSISQTYLLKKLQAALAFEIGLDVDVIDSVDEVKAAELIHDRLESTRFLIVLGDVWRATGEYKLFSALGLPTEHNSQCKIVVTTRSRDVCKSMNAHVYELQPLSEEESWSLFCAFAFQGSQPPGYLKDIAREIEGKCAKLPLAVRTVAASLAE